The following are encoded in a window of Phaseolus vulgaris cultivar G19833 chromosome 3, P. vulgaris v2.0, whole genome shotgun sequence genomic DNA:
- the LOC137805602 gene encoding uncharacterized protein, whose translation MTVKIIPPPKKERTSKRAYKSKHYQYHKNHGRHTEECVALKDRIEELIQVGQLKRFVRDGGIRSRQSPRQLNIHRFIHMKSQTVKFINASHTSNLLVLDAFTSSEIPPESVSPSSNLSVLDAFTSSEIPPESVSRSSSFSGQDVFTPGEIPPESVSRSSNLSVLDAFTSSEIPPESVSRSSSLSDQDVFTPGEILPESVSRSSNLSVLDAFTSSEIPPESVSRTSNLSVQDAFTSGEIPPESVSRTSSLSDQDVFTPGEIPSESVSHTSSLSDQDVFTPGEIPSDSVSRTSSLSDQDVFTRGEIPSESVSRTSSLSNQDAFTPGEIPLSSVFHSNQISINGVLI comes from the exons ATGACAGTAAAGATAATCCCACCACCAAAGAAGGAAAGAACTTCTAAAAGAGCATATAAGAGTAAACATTACCAATACCACAAGAATCATGGTCGTCATACAGAAGAATGTGTAGCTTTGAAAGATAGAATTGAAGAATTGATTCAAGTTGGGCAGTTGAAACGCTTTGTTAGAGATGGAGGGATAAGGAGCAGACAAAGTCCAAGGCAGTTAAACATTCATCGTT TTATTCATATGAAGAGTCAAACTGTTAAATTCATCAATGCTTCGCATACTTCAAACCTCTTGGTCctggatgctttcacttcaagtgaaatccctcccgagagtgtatctccttcttcaaacctctcggtcCTGGATGCTTTTACTTcaagtgaaatccctcccgagagtgtaTCTCGTTCTTCAAGCTTCTCGGGTCAAGAtgttttcactccaggtgaaatccctcccgagagtgtatctcgttcttcaaacctctcggtcCTGGATGCTTTTACTTcaagtgaaatccctcccgagagtgtaTCTCGTTCTTCAAGCCTCTCGGATCAAGAtgttttcactccaggtgaaattCTTCCTGAGAGTGTATCTCgttcttcaaacctctcggtcctggatgctttcacttcaagtgaaatccctcccgagagtgtatctcgtacttcaaacctctcggtccaggatgctttcacttcaggtgaaatccctcccgagagtgtaTCTCGTACTTCAAGCCTCTCGGATCAAGAtgttttcactccaggtgaaatcccttCCGAGAGTGTATCTCATACTTCAAGCCTCTCGGATCAAGAtgttttcactccaggtgaaatcccttCCGATAGTGTATCTCGTACTTCAAGCCTCTCGGATCAAGATGTTTTCACTCGAGGTGAAATCCCTTCCGAGAGTGTATCTCGTACTTCAAGCCTCTCGAATCAAGAtgctttcactccaggtgaaatccctctcTCGAGTGTGTTTCATTCAAATCAAATCTCAATCAACGGAGTTCTTATTTAA